The genomic interval CCTCCGCTGTGAGTTCGCGGTTAGGCATCAGTGCCCGGGCAGCCTGGGACATCTCCAGGACATTCAGCTCCTCGGCCAGCTGTTCCAACGTCCGGGCCTGGTCCAACGAGTACGGGCCAACGTGGGTCCGGCGGAGGGCGGTCAGGTGGCCGCCCACTCCCAGCCCGTCGCCGAGGTCACGGGCGAGGGCGCGGATATAGGTACCGGATGAGCACTCAACGGTGACATCAATGTCCACAACGTCGCCGCCCGCTTCCCGGTTGATGGCGTGGACTTCGAAACGGTGGATGGTGACCGGGCGCGCCGCGAGCTTTACCTCTTCACCGGAGCGGACCCGGGCGTAGGCGCGTTCACCGTTGACTTTAATGGCGCTGACGCTGCTGGGCACCTGCTGGATTTCACCCGTGAGGGCGGCAACGCCGTCGTGGATTGCTTCATCGGCGACGCCGGCGGCACTGACGGCGGCAATCACGTCACCTTCGGCGTCGTCCGTGATGGTGGACTGGCCCAACCGGATGGTTGCCGTGTACGTCTTGGACGTCCCCACGATGTAGGTCAGAAGCCGGGTGGCCTTGTTGATGCCGACCACCAGGACGCCGGTAGCCATGGGATCAAGGGTGCCGGCGTGCCCCACTTTCCGGGTCCCGGCGAGACGCCGCATCCGACCAACCACATCATGGCTGGTCCATCCCTGCGGTTTGTCCACTATCACCAGTCCAGAAAGCACGCTTCCCAGTATATCGGCGCTGGCCGCGGCCCTTGCCCACGCCGCCCTCAGCCCCCGCCCCGGTGCGCGGGTGGCGGCTAGGATGGCATCCATGCCTGAGCTTGCGGCGCACGCGCGCGACGTCCCCGTCAACCAGATCCGCGAAATCACCGAGGCCGCCTGGCATACTCCCGGGGCCATCGTCCTGAGCATCGGCGAGCCGGGCTTCGCGCTCCCCCGCCACATCCTGGAAGCCGGCATGGCGTGCCTCGACCGGGACGAAACGAATTACACCCCCAACGCCGGCATCCCGGCCCTCCGTGAAGCGTTCGCCGCGCGGTTCAGGGAACGTACCGGCACCAGCCTCGCTGCCGAGCGCGTGTACGTGGTGGACGGCGCTCAGCAGGGCTTGCACTTCGCCATGAGCCTCCTGCTCTCCCCCGGCGACGAGATCCTGATCCCGAACCCCGGCTACCCCACATTCGCCATGACCAGCCGGCTCCTGAATGCCGTGCCGGTGGGCTACCCGCTGTATCCCGAGCATGACTTCCAGCCTCGGATCCAGGACATTGAAGCGCTCATCACGGACCGGACCCGGGTGCTCATCCTGAATTCCCCGTCCAACCCACTGGGCGCCGTCCTCGGCGAGGACCTGACCCGGCAACTTGTGGACCTGGCCCGCAAGCGCGATCTCTGGATCATTTCCGACGAATGCTACGAGGCCTTCACTTACGACGTTCCCCACGTCAGCCCGGCCCGGTTCGACAGCGACGTGCCCGGCGAGGCGCGCGTGTTCACGTCGCTGACTCTCTCGAAGACGTACGGCCTCACAGGCCTGAGGATCGGTGCCCTGGTTTGTCCGCCGGGGCTGGAGCAGAAGATGAACAACGTGATGGAAGCGATTGTCTCCTGCGTTGCCTCGCCGTCGCAGT from Pseudarthrobacter sp. SSS035 carries:
- the truB gene encoding tRNA pseudouridine(55) synthase TruB, producing MLSGLVIVDKPQGWTSHDVVGRMRRLAGTRKVGHAGTLDPMATGVLVVGINKATRLLTYIVGTSKTYTATIRLGQSTITDDAEGDVIAAVSAAGVADEAIHDGVAALTGEIQQVPSSVSAIKVNGERAYARVRSGEEVKLAARPVTIHRFEVHAINREAGGDVVDIDVTVECSSGTYIRALARDLGDGLGVGGHLTALRRTHVGPYSLDQARTLEQLAEELNVLEMSQAARALMPNRELTAEEATEISFGRRIAAGSEAGDPAAATTEHPAAAFAPDGSLVALLADSGNFAKPVLVFAPGNGASEKTAPRNAAPENVVPEDAAGGDA
- a CDS encoding pyridoxal phosphate-dependent aminotransferase, whose product is MPELAAHARDVPVNQIREITEAAWHTPGAIVLSIGEPGFALPRHILEAGMACLDRDETNYTPNAGIPALREAFAARFRERTGTSLAAERVYVVDGAQQGLHFAMSLLLSPGDEILIPNPGYPTFAMTSRLLNAVPVGYPLYPEHDFQPRIQDIEALITDRTRVLILNSPSNPLGAVLGEDLTRQLVDLARKRDLWIISDECYEAFTYDVPHVSPARFDSDVPGEARVFTSLTLSKTYGLTGLRIGALVCPPGLEQKMNNVMEAIVSCVASPSQYAALAALTGPQNYVRHAHDHYRANRDAASAVLEAKGIPYLSAQGAFYLWANVSHVSDGDVRSWARRFLADSGVALAPGTAFGSIGEGWVRIALCGTRNDLVEGVGRLPERQD